Proteins from a single region of Ischnura elegans chromosome 2, ioIscEleg1.1, whole genome shotgun sequence:
- the LOC124154558 gene encoding uncharacterized protein LOC124154558: MSRNHHDVSPGPDDCDVLNDFFKQYREYRSKAYELERRPTSKLLKHFCTIESTNKTLDFCLEIDGVVRDIKIVLKGFQSAQDMYDTKIAKILPSLDCVTTFRAQEAYLSISKLRTSLCFLLHKFITGALSANQVSEPILLLAQLHDSVLHQTLCGNVSKASDLCSNTCPILLRPLKRLSMARTLSVVARGRGEVSTQKLVAALLRAYSKEFKLRSEASSEEGTCSDGSHATSIEICRDLTRNVTPPLPPVATSDNYGKPYSQLFPNYQIPAPSLNTNYVMEQQMMENSLVENILKRYLRTESGDIKMSINGDTCNYSLEEMKGAMNGETISKAVEYFQQNLWREVGSNIDSAMLWWMDGRKEVNLLLEVDQVLSQGSEDLPLAFHSPETCLRLRDWLQELAARNDTLPGVMAASIQSLCDGLSSHVMAVAWDHSFRMALVQPVNLQDDGPSGAEKGTYTGRLFVEVIRRLVSLTNDWEDRGTLEATEIKSSSSTQKDADRYRKEGVYSFSADQIPVLHRLDHSLHTLRIWVQAYTRKAASSWNALCFFRAAHSDVMCALDVLKQLRLPESQDLSEVKSVNLTVCVKMRAKLVSEVKANIAKLQALPAECLTVLAMMGRTVSLATLCLIMPEARYWRRRNNALPEFPSPYVEEYLDKVLKPIIKAVQNLDLAIQQSAAGMVLRILGESWLDHIYQHRIKFSEWGALQLLTDFGSVHSWLEERITLSPELYRHLAQTEVLRRCEGVGRLLLRHPGEAISMVPPSRRTSHYHSGNANGGDGSPASTSAALGPLMPAEMYVPNQEQWLELRASGTRDYCRDWCCPCWPPLFCALCLMSCR; encoded by the exons ATGAGCCGAAATCATCACGATGTCTCACCTGGGCCGGATGACTGTGATGTTCTCAAtgacttttttaaacaatatcgTGAGTACAGATCTAAAGCTTATGAGTTAGAACGGAGGCCTACTAGTAAACTGCTAAAACATTTTTGCACCATTGAGTCAACAAATAAAACCCTTGATTTTTGTTTGGAAATTGATGGAGTTGTGAGAGATATAAAAATTGTTCTGAAAGGTTTTCAAAGTGCTCAAGATATGTATGATACAAAAATAGCTAAAATTTTACCCTCCCTCGATTGTGTGACTACCTTCCGAGCCCAGGAAGCATACTTATCTATTTCTAAATTAAGGACATCTCTATGCTTTCTATTACATAAATTCATTACTGGTGCTTTATCTGCAAATCAAGTCTCAGAACCAATTCTACTCCTTGCTCAACTCCATGACAGTGTTTTACACCAGACACTCTGTGGTAATGTATCCAAAGCAAGTGATTTGTGCTCAAACACATGTCCCATATTACTTAGGCCTTTGAAGCGTTTATCAATGGCTAGGACTTTGAGTGTTGTAGCTAGAGGTCGAGGGGAAGTGAGCACTCAAAAACTTGTTGCTGCTTTGTTACGGGCATATTCCAAGGAGTTCAAACTTAGAAGTGAAGCATCCTCTGAGGAGGGAACCTGTTCTGATGGATCCCATGCCACAAGCATTGAAATATGCCGAGATCTCACAAGGAATGTCACACCTCCTTTGCCTCCTGTAGCCACTAGTGATAATTATGGAAAACCCTACTCACAGCTCTTCCCAAACTATCAAATCCCTGCCCCTTCCTTAAATACAAACTATGTAATGGAGCAACAGATGATGGAAAATTCTttagtggaaaatattttgaaaagatatttgaggACTGAGAGTGGTGACATCAAGATGAGCATAAATGGAGACACCTGTAATTATTCGCTTGAGGAAATGAAAGGTGCAATGAACGGTGAAACAATTTCAAAAGCTGTGGAGTATTTTCAGCAAAACTTGTGGAGGGAAGTGGGCTCAAACATTGACAGTGCAATGCTGTGGTGGATGGATGGAAGGAAAGAAGTAAACCTACTTTTGGAAGTTGACCAAGTTTTGTCTCAAGGCAGCGAGGACTTGCCTTTGGCATTTCATTCACCTGAAACCTGCCTTAGGCTTCGTGATTGGCTGCAGGAATTAGCCGCTAGAAATG ATACTCTTCCTGGCGTAATGGCAGCTTCAATACAAAGCTTATGTGATGGTTTGTCATCCCATGTCATGGCAGTTGCTTGGGATCATAGCTTTCGAATGGCTCTGGTACAGCCAGTAAACTTACAAGATGATGGACCATCTGGAGCTGAGAAGGGCACCTATACTGGGAGATTATTTGTTGAG GTTATTCGCCGTCTTGTTTCCTTGACCAATGATTGGGAAGATAGAGGTACTTTGGAGGCTACTGAAATAAAATCTTCTTCATCAACCCAGAAAGATGCTGATCGGTACAGGAAAGAAGGTGTTTACTCATTTTCTGCTGATCAAATTCCTGTCCTTCATCGCCTTGACCACTCTCTTCATACCCTAAGAATATGGGTTCAGGCGTACACAAGGAAAGCAGCCTCATCCTGGAACGCCCTGTGCTTTTTTAGGGCTGCCCACTCTGATGTGATGTGTGCCTTGGATGTACTTAAGCAACTGAGG CTCCCTGAATCTCAAGATCTGAGCGAGGTGAAAAGTGTAAACCTGACTGTTTGTGTGAAAATGAGGGCAAAACTGGTGTCAGAAGTCAAAGCAAACATAGCTAAGCTTCAG GCTTTGCCAGCAGAATGTCTCACAGTGTTGGCTATGATGGGGAGGACAGTGTCTCTGGCCACTCTGTGCTTAATAATGCCAGAAGCTCGGTATTGGAGGAGGAGAAATAATGCATTGCCTGAATTCCCAAGTCCATATGTCGAGGAGTACCTTG ATAAAGTTTTGAAGCCAATAATAAAAGCTGTCCAGAATTTGGATTTAGCAATTCAGCAGTCTGCTGCTGGGATGGTGCTCAGAATTCTTGGAGAATCTTGGCTTGACCACATCTATCAGCATAGAATTAAATTCAG TGAGTGGGGAGCTCTACAGTTGCTAACAGACTTTGGATCTGTGCATTCATGGCTGGAAGAACGGATCACATTGTCTCCTGAGTTGTATCGGCATCTTGCTCAAACTGAAGTCCTCCGCAGGTGTGAGGGAGTTGGTCGATTGTTGCTGCGTCATCCTGGTGAAGCTATTTCAATGGTTCCTCCATCAAGGAGGACATCTCACTATCACTCAg GTAATGCCAATGGTGGAGATGGATCTCCTGCATCAACTTCTGCTGCATTGGGACCTCTGATGCCAGCAGAAATGTATGTTCCTAATCAAGAACAGTGGTTAGAACTCAGGGCCTCTGGTACTCGAGACTATTGCCGTGACTGGTGTTGTCCATGTTGGCCACCCTTGTTTTGTGCTCTGTGCCTAATGTCGTGCAGGTGA
- the LOC124154559 gene encoding uncharacterized protein LOC124154559, whose amino-acid sequence MLILKLLRKVYSGVGTVINSIYHWLKGDLVPSLETENNSDDDANAVIVLQPHGPPVPPPLLGLQLFAAMQFPFLQNNRPSLRDLLLPLAEALSEHQNMPQSQLRLGKRWRRETQAENVQAIEKALQQFELEDTVTKEDSQDSLLKPKSKESDTGISPQMDNNCSQIPG is encoded by the exons ATGCTAATACTGAAATTACTTCGCAAGGTTTACTCTGGTGTGGGCACAGTCATCAATTCAATATATCACTGGTTAAAAGGAGACCTGGTGCCTAGTTTGGAGACCGAAAATAATTCCGACGATGACGCAA ATGCAGTAATTGTGCTGCAACCTCATGGTCCTCCAGTTCCACCACCCTTGCTAGGGTTGCAACTATTTGCTGCAATGCAATTTCCATTCCTCCAGAATAATAGACCAAGCTTACGAGACCTCTTGCTGCCACTGGCAGAGGCTTTATCTGAGCATCAAAATATGCCTCAGTCTCAACTCCGCCTAGGTAAAAGATGGCGAAGAGAGACACAAGCAGAAAATGTACAAGCAATTGAGAAGGCACTCCAACAATTTGAATTGGAGGACACCGTAACTAAAGAAGACAGTCAAGATTCTTTACTGAAGCCTAAATCAAAAGAGAGTGACACTGGAATTTCCCCACAAATGGATAATAATTGTTCCCAAATCCCTGGATGA